One segment of Psychrobacter sp. JCM 18902 DNA contains the following:
- a CDS encoding heavy metal response regulator transcription factor has translation MKVLLVEDEKNLGEYIKKGLTEAGFIVDHHMTGLDGYHALMTEDFSVVLMDVMLPDVSGFELVQRYRAAGKHTPVLFLTAKDDLSDRIKGIEIGGDDYLTKPFAFAELIVRIKSLLRRANQSDYKSSVIHIADLKMDIAKRTVHRGNTNIKLTAKEFALLQLFLERQGEVLPRTVIASQVWDINFESDTNVIDVAIRRLRIKIDDGFDIKLIHTVRGMGYKLEPLAVDVDSGMGDDSINKDSLTSNET, from the coding sequence ATGAAAGTACTGTTAGTAGAAGATGAGAAAAACCTTGGAGAATATATTAAGAAAGGCTTAACTGAGGCCGGTTTCATCGTGGATCATCACATGACAGGTTTAGATGGCTATCATGCGTTAATGACTGAAGATTTTAGTGTGGTTTTGATGGATGTCATGCTACCTGACGTCAGTGGCTTTGAGTTGGTACAGCGCTACCGAGCTGCTGGAAAGCATACGCCAGTTTTATTTTTAACGGCTAAAGATGATTTAAGCGATCGGATCAAAGGTATTGAAATTGGTGGCGATGATTATCTGACCAAGCCTTTTGCTTTTGCTGAACTGATTGTTAGAATAAAAAGCCTATTGCGCCGTGCCAATCAATCTGATTATAAAAGCTCGGTCATACACATAGCTGATCTGAAAATGGATATTGCCAAACGCACCGTTCATAGAGGCAACACTAATATAAAATTGACTGCTAAAGAGTTTGCTTTATTACAACTTTTCTTAGAACGTCAAGGTGAGGTACTGCCGCGCACTGTGATCGCCTCGCAAGTATGGGATATAAACTTTGAGAGTGATACGAATGTCATTGACGTGGCTATAAGGCGCTTGCGGATAAAAATTGATGATGGATTTGATATAAAGCTGATTCATACGGTACGCGGAATGGGCTACAAGTTAGAGCCACTGGCTGTCGACGTGGATAGTGGCATGGGCGACGATAGTATTAATAAAGACAGTCTGACATCAAATGAGACATAA
- a CDS encoding ATP-binding protein, with translation MRHKSKNRRWSLLWRTIFLLTLFVIISQVIIYAWVQRSVSGHFEQMDSEILTHAAFNLRKRMVSLEDHIEPFTVSKSQALIDANHLHSSWLDYDLKTLVSDKNGKLLSSDPSNFINDLPADFSLLQLLQDYRDQQFMIKINNRHYRAIIITHQEGLGFFALPIDVHNQYLIQFNRQLSLILIAITLLLVSVAALSVHWGFAPLATIVQKMKGINLQRLDERIVVGDMPLELRPLTESYNSMMVKLESNFESLSRFSDNIAHELRTPIATLSTQTQVMLTKPRESDEYIEQLHHQHDTLKQLSAMINDMLLLAKTQKELSDSQISHVDIESLITKLIDYYEMIAEDREIIFEKSGDFKTVLGDKGLLQRLFANLMSNAIYYAASNSTIMISATVLTSSTSLNAPKDDIQSPEQLWLRITMTNRLDKPLNQIEADKLFERFYRHDKTNTMHSGTGLGLSIVQAIANAHNGKVSITIKDECLFEVAVKLLIAR, from the coding sequence ATGAGACATAAATCTAAGAATCGGCGTTGGTCACTGTTATGGCGAACTATTTTTTTACTGACATTGTTCGTTATTATCTCTCAGGTTATTATCTACGCATGGGTTCAGCGCTCTGTGAGTGGACACTTTGAGCAAATGGACTCAGAAATCCTTACTCATGCAGCTTTTAACCTGCGCAAACGTATGGTTAGTTTGGAAGATCACATAGAACCATTCACAGTATCAAAGTCGCAAGCGCTAATTGATGCCAATCATCTACATTCTTCTTGGCTGGATTATGATTTAAAAACCTTAGTATCAGATAAAAATGGCAAATTATTATCCAGCGATCCCAGTAATTTCATCAATGATCTACCGGCAGATTTTAGCTTGTTACAACTATTGCAGGACTATCGCGATCAGCAGTTTATGATCAAGATAAATAATAGGCATTACCGAGCCATTATCATTACACATCAAGAGGGTTTGGGATTTTTTGCTCTACCTATCGATGTGCATAATCAATATCTTATCCAGTTTAATCGCCAGCTGAGCTTGATACTTATCGCCATTACCTTATTATTGGTTTCAGTAGCAGCACTAAGTGTACACTGGGGTTTTGCTCCCCTAGCTACTATCGTACAAAAGATGAAAGGCATTAATCTTCAAAGGTTAGATGAAAGAATTGTGGTTGGCGATATGCCGTTAGAATTACGTCCACTAACGGAGTCTTATAATTCTATGATGGTCAAGCTTGAAAGTAACTTTGAATCATTATCACGGTTTTCAGACAATATCGCCCATGAGCTACGTACGCCAATAGCGACGCTGAGTACGCAAACGCAAGTCATGTTAACTAAGCCAAGAGAAAGCGACGAATACATTGAGCAATTGCATCATCAGCATGATACGTTAAAGCAGTTATCCGCCATGATTAACGATATGTTATTACTGGCAAAAACTCAAAAAGAGCTGAGTGATTCGCAAATCAGTCATGTCGATATAGAGAGCTTGATCACAAAGCTTATAGATTATTATGAGATGATTGCTGAGGATCGTGAGATAATCTTTGAAAAATCGGGTGATTTTAAAACAGTACTAGGTGATAAAGGCTTATTGCAACGGCTGTTTGCCAACCTGATGTCAAATGCGATTTATTATGCGGCTAGTAATAGCACTATTATGATATCCGCTACTGTCCTCACTTCAAGCACCTCGCTTAATGCGCCAAAAGACGATATTCAATCCCCAGAGCAGCTCTGGTTAAGAATAACTATGACCAACCGTCTAGACAAACCATTAAATCAGATTGAAGCCGATAAACTGTTTGAGCGATTCTATCGTCATGATAAAACGAATACGATGCATTCAGGAACAGGCTTAGGCTTATCTATTGTGCAAGCTATCGCCAATGCTCATAATGGCAAAGTTAGTATTACTATCAAAGATGAGTGTCTTTTTGAGGTTGCTGTAAAGTTGTTGATTGCCAGGTAG
- the lgt gene encoding prolipoprotein diacylglyceryl transferase: MMIHPQYDPVALSLGPLEVNWYGLMYLLAFAAAYGLAWYRSTKRDNWTTDMVSDLVFYGALGVILGGRIGYVLFYQFGELLQNPAYILKVWEGGMSFHGGFIGVMLGMWFFARKYKKTTFQVFDFIVPCVPTGLLFGRIGNYINGELWGRVSDGGYNWLTYFPQAAAFDMEQLQSNPQLQELMIEVNGQYILPRHPSQLYEAFAEGLLLFIFLWWYSSKPRPRMAASAVFLLGYGISRFIIEFFRQPDADQGFILLGWMTKGQILSAPMIIAGLIMLIYAYKRGIYDWGKQSAY; this comes from the coding sequence ATGATGATTCATCCTCAGTATGATCCCGTAGCGCTTTCCTTGGGTCCATTGGAAGTGAACTGGTATGGGCTAATGTATTTGCTAGCCTTTGCTGCCGCTTACGGTTTGGCTTGGTATCGCAGTACCAAACGCGACAATTGGACCACCGACATGGTCTCTGACTTAGTCTTTTATGGCGCGCTTGGTGTCATCTTAGGCGGTCGTATTGGCTATGTGCTGTTTTATCAGTTCGGTGAATTACTCCAAAACCCTGCCTATATATTAAAAGTCTGGGAAGGCGGTATGTCTTTCCACGGCGGCTTTATCGGCGTCATGCTAGGTATGTGGTTCTTTGCCCGTAAATATAAAAAGACTACCTTTCAAGTATTCGATTTTATCGTTCCTTGTGTACCAACCGGCTTACTGTTTGGGCGTATCGGCAACTATATCAATGGCGAATTATGGGGTCGCGTCTCAGACGGTGGCTATAACTGGCTGACCTACTTTCCGCAAGCCGCGGCGTTTGATATGGAGCAATTACAGAGCAATCCACAATTGCAAGAATTGATGATTGAAGTCAATGGTCAATACATATTGCCTCGTCATCCATCACAGCTATATGAAGCCTTTGCCGAAGGTCTGCTGCTATTTATATTCTTATGGTGGTATTCATCAAAACCACGTCCACGTATGGCCGCCTCCGCTGTATTCTTACTAGGCTATGGCATCAGCCGCTTTATCATTGAATTCTTCCGCCAGCCAGATGCTGACCAAGGATTCATATTATTAGGTTGGATGACCAAAGGGCAAATCTTAAGCGCGCCGATGATTATCGCCGGCTTAATCATGCTGATTTATGCTTACAAACGCGGTATTTATGATTGGGGTAAGCAGTCTGCATATTAG
- a CDS encoding CHAP domain-containing protein, whose protein sequence is MKQALLILSVLGMGIAQTSTAAVTTFQTSNNITNISAASNYSSSKNIYSTKSGAYVSSNDEISQAISNLSAQAQQKEKQLSLSSSRLYAERQQQQVNTIPDSNSAPAIAAARASRVALSSSSGYCARYVRKALQSAGYEFTPNPSAYQYATRGTLEKAGFSKISNDMPTQVGDVIVYDRSSKRPHGHIQIFDGTDWISDFRQNSISPYSGVYAYTTWRDSKYVDDASASDRNIYLAMNDK, encoded by the coding sequence ATGAAACAGGCCTTATTGATTTTGTCAGTACTGGGTATGGGCATAGCACAAACGAGTACTGCTGCTGTAACGACCTTTCAAACAAGTAATAATATAACCAATATTTCTGCGGCATCAAACTACAGTTCGTCAAAAAATATTTATAGCACCAAAAGTGGTGCTTATGTTTCTAGCAATGATGAAATCAGTCAAGCAATTAGCAACTTAAGTGCGCAGGCTCAACAAAAAGAGAAACAGCTTTCGTTATCAAGTAGCCGCTTATATGCTGAAAGACAACAGCAGCAAGTCAATACTATCCCTGATAGCAATTCAGCACCCGCTATCGCTGCTGCTCGCGCTTCACGAGTGGCTCTATCTAGCAGCTCTGGATACTGTGCCCGTTACGTACGTAAAGCACTACAATCAGCTGGTTATGAGTTCACTCCAAATCCTTCAGCCTATCAGTACGCTACTCGTGGCACACTTGAGAAAGCAGGTTTCAGCAAAATCAGCAATGATATGCCAACCCAAGTAGGTGATGTTATTGTCTATGATCGCTCATCAAAGCGTCCACATGGCCATATTCAAATTTTCGATGGTACAGATTGGATTTCTGACTTCCGTCAGAACAGTATCAGCCCATACAGTGGTGTCTATGCTTATACGACATGGCGTGATTCAAAATATGTGGATGACGCATCCGCATCAGATCGTAATATCTACCTTGCTATGAATGATAAATAA